In Sphingobacteriaceae bacterium, the following proteins share a genomic window:
- a CDS encoding amidohydrolase yields the protein MKNFISIISFIFLLAGSFKAQKNYTHIALLNATAHVGNGQVIEGSLVVINNDKIETVSETKGLRLDYKSFDTVIDLSGKHIYPGLINTNNVLGLHDAEAVRATVDFQEVGNINPHVRSLIAYNTDNIIIPTVKTNGILYTQPTPRGGLISGSSSILALEGWNWEDAVLKADDGIHLNFPRLTTMKWSEEEGLSKSANKKYNEEIAFLSKFFADAIAYCATPNNTEKNLRFEAMRSVLNGTANLYLHADKAKDILSAINFSQKFLIRKPVIVGGKESYKITADLRKNKIPVMLNRVNDLPDNTDDNVDIIYSLPYLLQKDSVLFCLQLEGDMEAMQSRNLPFNAGETVAYGLSKEEALASVTFNVAKILGIERSVGTIEEGKLASLVISDGDILDMRTNNIILAYIAGKKVKLTNQQSELYSKYKNKYGIK from the coding sequence ATGAAAAATTTTATATCCATAATTAGTTTTATCTTTTTGTTAGCTGGATCTTTCAAAGCGCAAAAAAATTACACGCACATAGCGCTGCTCAATGCAACAGCTCATGTTGGCAATGGACAAGTCATTGAGGGAAGTCTCGTTGTAATAAATAACGATAAAATAGAAACGGTTTCTGAAACCAAGGGTTTGCGTTTAGATTACAAATCATTTGACACAGTGATAGACCTTTCGGGAAAACACATTTATCCCGGTTTAATAAATACAAATAACGTACTGGGATTGCATGATGCCGAAGCAGTTCGCGCCACGGTTGATTTTCAGGAAGTAGGGAATATTAATCCTCACGTGCGCTCATTAATTGCTTATAACACAGATAATATTATAATCCCCACAGTAAAGACAAACGGAATTTTATACACACAGCCTACTCCGCGCGGTGGCCTTATCAGTGGTTCTTCGTCCATCCTCGCGCTTGAAGGTTGGAACTGGGAAGATGCAGTTTTAAAAGCCGATGATGGCATACATTTAAACTTTCCGCGCTTAACAACAATGAAATGGAGCGAAGAAGAAGGACTTTCCAAATCGGCTAATAAAAAATACAACGAAGAAATTGCATTCCTTTCCAAATTTTTTGCAGATGCTATTGCTTATTGCGCTACACCAAACAATACTGAGAAAAATCTCCGTTTTGAAGCCATGCGGTCCGTTCTCAATGGAACTGCTAACCTTTATTTGCATGCAGATAAAGCGAAAGATATTTTGAGCGCGATAAATTTTTCGCAAAAGTTTTTAATTAGAAAGCCTGTAATTGTTGGAGGAAAAGAGAGTTATAAGATAACCGCCGATTTGAGAAAAAATAAAATTCCTGTCATGCTTAACCGCGTGAATGACCTTCCTGATAATACCGACGATAATGTGGATATTATTTACAGCCTTCCTTACCTTCTTCAGAAAGACAGCGTTTTATTTTGTCTTCAGCTGGAAGGCGATATGGAAGCTATGCAAAGTCGCAATCTTCCTTTCAATGCAGGAGAAACTGTAGCATACGGATTGTCGAAAGAAGAGGCACTTGCATCGGTAACTTTTAATGTGGCTAAAATTTTGGGCATAGAAAGATCTGTAGGTACTATCGAAGAAGGTAAATTGGCTTCTCTGGTTATAAGCGATGGAGATATTCTGGATATGCGCACGAATAACATCATCTTAGCCTACATTGCAGGTAAGAAGGTGAAACTCACTAATCAGCAATCAGAACTTTATTCAAAATATAAAAACAAATACGGCATTAAATAA
- a CDS encoding amidohydrolase produces the protein MRKIYLQILAWLTISFGLSGQSTFPSNGAPFNPHTLYAFTNATIYLDFETVLKNSVLLIQDGKVVNCGEKLEIPKNATVYDLKGKFIYPSFIDLYSDYGVPPNRFQKKEAGPQMESNYKGAFGWNQAIRPNIESYKLFTHAVDKAEELKKMGFGTVLSCPKDGIVRGSGVLVNLNTGRENESIVLDKAAGFYSFSKGSSPQDYPSSLTGGIALLRQTYLDASWYAQAKAKTEFNITLDDFNKLQTLPSIFEANDKYNDLRAAKVAKEFNGKYIIKGGGNEYQRISEIQSTASRFIIPVNFPDAFDVEDPYDAELISLAELKHWELAPTNPSTLEKNNIQFCFTASDLKDKNLFLKNVRKAVQYGLSEKVALKALTFNPAAFVNAGDKLGSLKKGFYANFFISTKSIFEEDASIVQHWVNGEPNLYADLNAPDIRGNYILSVPGKTYSVKFTGDLAKPKAQIQMDTTKKSFNYSFTNNFLTFNFPTDSTSAVRGTANYNKDSKSFNGNGQLANGNWFAFDITYLSAADTVKKNITPVATPSLNLGKIIYPFSAYGEEMQESNGTFKDSWNKFKSRYSAMLIKDATVWTNSGDTILKEYDVYVVDGKVVRIAPNIDVPKLAYAKVIDGKGKHLTPGIIDEHSHIALTAGVNEGAQASSAEVRMGDVINPEDINIYRQLSGGVTCAQLLHGSANPIGGQSVLIKLRWGHSAEDLKYEKADQFIKFALGENVKQSNWGDLQRVRFPQTRMGVEQVYVDFFTRAKEYDKQMQTSVKNGTLIPFRRDLELEALAEILNKKRFITCHSYVQSEVNMLMHVADSFGFKVNTFTHILEGYKVADKMKVHGANASTFSDWWAYKNEVLDAIPYNAALMTRMGVNVAINSDDAEMARRLNQEAGKCVKYGGLSETEALKLVTLNPAKMLHIDDKVGSIKVGKVADLVLWTDNPLSIYAKVDKTLVDGQIYFDREEDAKLREYVRLEKARLVAKLLVEKNKGTKVVKPQPKQQRLYHCNTLEGISEEETGQR, from the coding sequence ATGAGGAAAATTTATTTACAAATTCTTGCATGGTTAACGATTTCTTTCGGCTTGTCGGGCCAAAGCACGTTCCCCAGTAATGGCGCCCCCTTCAATCCTCATACGCTTTATGCCTTTACCAATGCCACTATTTACCTCGATTTTGAAACGGTCTTAAAAAATAGTGTTTTGCTCATACAGGATGGAAAAGTGGTGAATTGCGGCGAAAAGCTCGAAATTCCTAAAAATGCAACCGTTTACGATCTCAAAGGAAAATTTATTTACCCGTCTTTTATTGATTTATATAGCGATTATGGTGTGCCTCCAAATAGATTTCAAAAAAAGGAAGCGGGCCCTCAAATGGAAAGTAACTACAAAGGTGCTTTCGGTTGGAACCAGGCAATACGCCCAAATATTGAGTCGTATAAACTTTTCACTCACGCAGTAGATAAGGCCGAGGAACTAAAAAAAATGGGATTCGGAACCGTTCTTTCTTGTCCGAAGGACGGAATTGTTAGGGGTAGCGGAGTGCTTGTAAACCTGAACACGGGTCGCGAAAATGAAAGTATTGTACTAGATAAAGCAGCCGGGTTTTACTCTTTTAGCAAAGGTTCTTCGCCTCAGGATTACCCTAGTTCGTTAACAGGAGGCATTGCATTGTTGCGCCAAACTTATCTCGACGCTTCCTGGTACGCGCAGGCAAAAGCTAAAACAGAATTTAATATCACGCTCGACGATTTTAATAAGCTACAAACACTTCCATCCATCTTTGAAGCCAACGATAAATACAATGATCTGCGGGCAGCAAAAGTGGCAAAGGAATTTAATGGAAAGTATATTATCAAAGGAGGGGGAAATGAATATCAGCGGATTAGCGAAATTCAATCCACTGCATCAAGATTTATTATCCCGGTTAATTTTCCGGATGCATTCGATGTGGAAGATCCTTATGATGCAGAATTAATTTCTCTTGCTGAGCTAAAACACTGGGAACTTGCTCCGACAAATCCTTCAACTCTCGAAAAAAACAATATTCAATTTTGTTTTACTGCCTCCGATTTGAAAGATAAAAATCTTTTTCTCAAAAATGTTCGCAAGGCCGTTCAGTATGGACTTTCAGAAAAAGTAGCTTTAAAAGCTCTTACATTTAATCCTGCAGCTTTTGTAAATGCAGGTGATAAACTCGGAAGTTTAAAGAAAGGGTTTTATGCCAATTTTTTCATTAGTACAAAATCCATTTTTGAAGAGGATGCGTCCATTGTTCAACATTGGGTGAATGGCGAGCCTAATCTTTATGCAGATCTCAATGCGCCCGATATTCGCGGTAATTATATACTAAGTGTTCCTGGCAAAACCTACAGTGTGAAATTTACCGGTGACCTTGCAAAACCGAAGGCACAGATCCAAATGGATACAACGAAGAAAAGTTTTAATTATAGTTTCACTAATAACTTTTTGACCTTTAATTTTCCAACTGATTCTACTTCTGCCGTTAGAGGAACCGCTAACTATAACAAAGATTCAAAGAGTTTTAATGGCAACGGACAACTGGCAAACGGCAATTGGTTTGCTTTTGATATTACTTATCTCTCAGCAGCTGATACCGTTAAAAAAAACATAACACCCGTTGCAACGCCCTCATTAAATTTAGGTAAGATCATTTATCCCTTTAGTGCGTATGGAGAGGAGATGCAGGAAAGTAACGGAACTTTTAAAGATTCCTGGAATAAATTTAAGAGTCGTTATTCGGCAATGTTGATAAAAGATGCAACCGTATGGACCAATAGTGGCGATACTATTTTGAAGGAATACGACGTATATGTAGTGGATGGGAAAGTAGTTCGTATCGCGCCTAATATTGATGTTCCCAAATTAGCTTACGCAAAAGTAATTGATGGTAAAGGAAAACATTTAACGCCCGGAATCATTGACGAGCATAGCCATATCGCACTTACCGCAGGTGTTAACGAAGGAGCACAAGCCAGTAGCGCCGAGGTAAGAATGGGTGATGTGATTAATCCGGAAGATATAAATATTTACCGGCAACTCTCAGGAGGTGTTACCTGCGCTCAATTATTACATGGCTCGGCAAATCCTATTGGTGGTCAGAGCGTATTAATAAAATTACGGTGGGGACATAGCGCAGAAGATCTGAAATATGAAAAAGCAGATCAGTTCATAAAATTTGCGCTTGGCGAAAACGTAAAGCAAAGTAATTGGGGCGATCTCCAGCGTGTACGTTTTCCACAAACACGAATGGGTGTGGAACAGGTTTACGTCGATTTTTTTACAAGAGCAAAAGAATATGATAAACAAATGCAGACTTCCGTAAAAAATGGAACACTGATACCTTTTAGAAGAGATCTGGAACTGGAAGCGCTTGCAGAAATTCTAAACAAAAAAAGATTCATTACCTGTCACAGTTATGTACAAAGCGAGGTAAACATGCTAATGCACGTGGCCGATAGCTTTGGCTTTAAAGTGAATACTTTCACCCACATTCTTGAAGGGTATAAAGTGGCAGATAAAATGAAAGTGCATGGAGCGAATGCTTCTACGTTTTCAGATTGGTGGGCTTATAAAAATGAAGTGTTAGACGCTATTCCCTACAATGCCGCTCTAATGACGCGCATGGGTGTAAATGTTGCTATAAATAGCGATGATGCCGAAATGGCCAGGCGTTTAAACCAGGAGGCGGGTAAATGTGTAAAGTACGGCGGCCTCTCAGAAACAGAGGCTTTAAAACTAGTGACGTTAAATCCAGCGAAGATGCTGCACATTGATGACAAGGTAGGAAGTATTAAAGTAGGTAAGGTGGCTGATCTTGTTTTATGGACAGATAACCCCTTAAGCATCTACGCTAAGGTTGACAAAACATTAGTAGACGGACAAATTTATTTTGATCGGGAAGAAGACGCAAAGTTAAGGGAATATGTTCGCCTAGAAAAAGCAAGACTGGTTGCAAAACTACTGGTAGAAAAAAATAAGGGAACAAAAGTTGTGAAGCCACAGCCTAAGCAGCAACGTCTTTACCACTGCAATACTTTAGAAGGAATTTCAGAAGAAGAAACGGGACAGAGATAA
- the hflX gene encoding GTPase HflX, with product MKPEPISTAIPSHCCILIGVINKMQDDGLSKEYLDELAFLAETYGLSTIKTFTQKLEKPDKATFIGKGKLQEVKDFVLANAIDVVIFDDELSPSQQRNLEKELGKKILDRTTLILEIFEQRAQTAHAKTQVQLAQYQYMLPRLTGMWTHLERQRGGTGTRGGAGEKEIETDRRIVRDKIALMKERLRDIDKQMATQRKNRGELIRVALVGYTNVGKSTIMNLLSKSNVFAENKLFATLDTTVRKVTLDNVFFLLSDTVGFIRKLPTQLVESFKSTLDEVREADVLIHVVDISHKNFEEHINVVKQTLQDIGAGDKPTILVFNKIDAFTYTHKEEDDLTPATRENLTLEEIKNTWMKSLNNPVLFISAENKDGLDEFKKTVYEMVKTLHLKRYPYNNLLY from the coding sequence ATGAAACCAGAACCGATCTCCACTGCCATTCCTTCTCATTGCTGCATTTTAATAGGTGTTATTAATAAAATGCAGGATGACGGACTCTCAAAAGAATATCTTGACGAACTTGCTTTTTTAGCAGAGACTTACGGTCTCAGTACCATAAAAACTTTCACTCAAAAATTAGAAAAGCCCGATAAGGCCACTTTTATCGGGAAAGGGAAATTACAAGAAGTAAAAGACTTTGTGCTGGCGAACGCTATCGATGTTGTTATTTTTGATGATGAACTATCACCTTCTCAACAAAGAAATCTCGAAAAAGAATTAGGAAAAAAAATTCTCGACCGTACAACTTTAATTCTTGAAATATTCGAACAACGCGCTCAGACGGCACATGCTAAAACACAAGTGCAACTTGCGCAGTACCAATACATGCTTCCCCGCTTAACCGGGATGTGGACTCACTTAGAGCGTCAACGTGGCGGAACGGGAACCCGTGGTGGTGCCGGCGAAAAAGAAATTGAAACAGACAGACGGATTGTGCGCGATAAAATAGCTTTGATGAAGGAACGTCTTCGCGACATTGACAAACAAATGGCTACTCAGCGTAAAAATCGCGGCGAATTAATTCGTGTGGCTTTGGTTGGGTATACCAATGTTGGAAAAAGCACCATCATGAATCTTTTAAGTAAAAGCAATGTTTTCGCGGAAAATAAGTTATTTGCAACACTTGATACAACGGTGCGAAAAGTTACACTTGATAACGTATTTTTTCTTTTAAGTGATACTGTTGGATTTATACGGAAGCTTCCTACACAATTGGTAGAAAGTTTTAAATCTACGCTTGACGAAGTGCGGGAAGCAGATGTACTTATTCATGTAGTAGACATTTCGCATAAAAATTTTGAGGAGCACATTAATGTGGTAAAACAAACTTTGCAGGATATTGGTGCAGGTGACAAACCAACAATTCTTGTGTTTAATAAAATTGACGCTTTTACTTACACCCACAAAGAAGAAGATGACCTGACGCCGGCTACCAGAGAAAATCTGACCCTGGAAGAAATTAAAAACACCTGGATGAAGAGTCTCAATAATCCCGTATTATTTATCAGCGCCGAAAATAAAGACGGTCTTGATGAGTTTAAAAAGACAGTGTACGAAATGGTTAAGACCTTACATTTAAAACGTTATCCTTATAACAATTTGCTTTATTAG
- a CDS encoding N-acetyltransferase, translating to MEFKYAEQKDLAKIVKTYNSTVASRIVTADLEEVSVESKQAWFDLHTPQKRPLWLVVYNGDYAGWMSFNSFYGRPAYDGTVEVSIYLEETLRGKGLGKACLQKAIDTAPKLNIHSLLGFIFGHNQASLTLFYAFGFEKWAHFPEVANMDGTMRDLLILGKKV from the coding sequence ATAGAGTTTAAATACGCAGAGCAAAAAGATCTTGCAAAAATCGTAAAGACTTACAATTCGACAGTAGCTTCACGAATTGTTACAGCTGATCTTGAAGAAGTAAGTGTAGAAAGTAAACAGGCCTGGTTTGACTTGCATACTCCACAAAAAAGACCTTTATGGTTAGTTGTTTATAACGGCGATTATGCCGGCTGGATGAGCTTCAATTCCTTTTATGGCCGACCTGCTTACGATGGAACTGTTGAAGTAAGTATTTACCTGGAAGAAACACTCAGAGGAAAAGGTCTTGGAAAGGCTTGTCTGCAAAAGGCTATAGACACAGCTCCAAAATTAAATATTCATTCTCTTCTTGGATTTATCTTCGGCCATAACCAGGCCAGCCTTACTTTATTTTACGCTTTTGGTTTTGAAAAATGGGCACATTTTCCTGAAGTGGCAAACATGGATGGCACTATGCGCGACCTCCTGATTTTAGGAAAAAAAGTTTAA
- a CDS encoding aspartate aminotransferase — protein MGQLSNRVNKISESQTIAMARKSRELKAKGIDIISLSLGEPDFATPQIIKDAAKKAIDDNFSYYTHVSGYLELREAICEKFKRDNGLQYTADEIVVSTGAKQSIANAVLCLVNPGDEVIIPGPFWVSYLEILKLAEGTPIIIDTTIESDFKISAEQLEKAITPKTKMLMLSTPCNPTGSVYSKAELKALAEVVAKHPELYILSDEIYEHINFVGGHESFAQFDFIKDQVITINGVSKGFAMTGWRGGIMAAPKWIAQACDKMQGQFTSATSSITQKAMHKAMELDYKTYIEPMRDAFLKRRDLVLKLMKDIPGLKTNTPQGAFYVYPEISYYFGKKYKDHVIKNGTDLTLFLLDEGFLALVPGAAFGEDNYIRFSYATSEEKLIEALKRMKEALAKLQ, from the coding sequence ATGGGACAGCTATCAAATAGAGTAAATAAGATCTCCGAGTCACAAACCATTGCTATGGCGCGAAAAAGTCGTGAATTAAAAGCGAAGGGGATTGACATCATTAGTTTAAGTTTAGGCGAGCCGGATTTTGCAACACCTCAGATCATAAAAGACGCTGCAAAAAAAGCCATTGACGATAATTTCAGTTATTACACGCATGTTTCAGGTTACCTGGAATTACGTGAAGCCATTTGTGAAAAATTTAAACGCGATAACGGTTTACAGTATACCGCTGATGAAATTGTTGTTTCTACGGGTGCCAAACAAAGTATAGCAAACGCTGTTTTATGCTTGGTAAATCCTGGTGACGAAGTTATTATTCCAGGTCCTTTTTGGGTAAGCTATCTTGAAATTCTGAAACTCGCTGAAGGCACCCCAATTATTATCGACACTACTATTGAATCAGACTTTAAAATATCTGCCGAGCAATTAGAAAAAGCCATTACGCCAAAAACAAAAATGCTCATGCTAAGCACTCCTTGTAATCCAACAGGAAGTGTATACAGTAAAGCAGAATTAAAAGCACTGGCGGAAGTTGTTGCAAAACATCCTGAACTTTATATTTTGAGTGATGAAATTTATGAGCACATCAATTTTGTTGGTGGTCATGAAAGTTTTGCGCAGTTTGATTTTATTAAAGACCAGGTTATCACCATTAATGGTGTTTCTAAAGGCTTTGCGATGACAGGCTGGCGAGGTGGAATTATGGCTGCACCAAAATGGATTGCTCAAGCCTGCGATAAAATGCAAGGCCAGTTTACTTCAGCTACTTCAAGCATCACCCAAAAAGCAATGCATAAAGCCATGGAACTCGATTACAAAACATACATCGAACCTATGCGTGATGCATTTTTAAAACGCAGAGATCTTGTTCTGAAATTAATGAAAGATATTCCCGGGTTAAAAACCAATACACCGCAAGGCGCGTTTTATGTTTATCCTGAAATTTCATACTATTTTGGAAAGAAATATAAAGATCACGTTATCAAAAACGGCACCGACCTTACTCTATTTTTACTAGATGAGGGCTTTCTCGCTCTGGTGCCAGGTGCGGCTTTCGGTGAAGATAACTATATCCGTTTCTCCTATGCCACGAGTGAAGAAAAATTAATAGAAGCTTTAAAACGCATGAAGGAAGCGCTCGCCAAACTTCAGTAA
- a CDS encoding D-glycero-beta-D-manno-heptose-7-phosphate kinase — MKKFSIKKERVREIFKDFNDLNVLIIGDVMIDSYLWGKVSRISPEAPVPIVAVGKKERRLGGAANVALNIQALGANPILCSVIGVDYEGQTFMDLLKTQKLSQKGILKSRDRVTTVKTRVMGNNSQLLRVDEEEEGDITTSETQQLLTLISYILTHDKIDVVIFEDYNKGLITPRLISKVVELTKSKGIPTCVDPKKRNFNSYKGVSLFKPNLKELREGVKLDISGDNVNELQRAVSSFRVKQKVETVLVTLAEKGVITNSRKVKEHIPAHIRSIADVSGAGDTVISVASLCRALDCNDILTAAISNLSGGLVCEQIGVVPIDKEQLLEESLKLEFVR; from the coding sequence ATGAAAAAATTTTCAATTAAAAAAGAACGCGTTCGCGAAATTTTTAAAGACTTTAACGACCTAAACGTTTTAATTATTGGAGACGTGATGATTGACAGTTATTTGTGGGGTAAGGTAAGCAGGATTTCTCCGGAAGCACCAGTTCCTATTGTAGCGGTTGGTAAAAAAGAAAGAAGGTTAGGAGGAGCGGCCAATGTAGCTTTAAATATTCAAGCGCTTGGTGCTAATCCGATTCTTTGTTCAGTAATTGGAGTAGACTATGAAGGACAAACTTTTATGGATCTTTTGAAAACTCAGAAATTGAGTCAGAAAGGAATTCTTAAAAGCCGCGACCGTGTTACCACGGTTAAAACGCGCGTAATGGGCAATAATTCTCAACTTTTACGTGTAGATGAGGAAGAAGAAGGAGATATCACTACTTCTGAAACGCAACAATTGCTTACTCTCATTTCTTACATTTTAACGCACGATAAAATTGATGTCGTGATTTTCGAAGACTACAATAAAGGATTAATTACTCCTAGATTAATTTCTAAAGTAGTTGAGCTCACGAAAAGTAAAGGCATTCCAACTTGTGTGGATCCTAAGAAAAGAAACTTCAATTCTTACAAAGGTGTGAGTTTATTCAAGCCCAATTTAAAAGAATTGCGTGAAGGCGTTAAGCTTGATATTAGCGGAGATAACGTTAACGAATTACAAAGAGCAGTAAGCAGTTTTCGCGTAAAACAAAAAGTGGAAACAGTTTTAGTTACTCTTGCTGAAAAAGGTGTAATTACAAATTCAAGAAAAGTAAAAGAACATATTCCTGCACACATTCGCAGCATTGCAGATGTGAGCGGCGCCGGCGATACTGTAATCAGCGTGGCTTCTTTATGCAGAGCTTTAGACTGTAATGATATTTTAACCGCGGCCATCTCTAATCTTTCCGGTGGGCTTGTTTGCGAGCAGATAGGAGTTGTTCCTATAGACAAGGAGCAATTACTGGAAGAATCGCTGAAACTCGAATTTGTCCGGTAA
- a CDS encoding GxxExxY protein — translation MKYTEIEYNTLTELAIRSAIEVHKEPGAGLLETVNEHCLIKVLREEGLKVESQLKIPVVFRNHILDKHFMLAILMSEVLVPEIKSFEKILPIHEAQLVTYLKLHAKKPGLLINFNEDLLKNGGSRRINGDLNN, via the coding sequence ATGAAGTACACCGAAATAGAATATAACACTCTGACCGAATTAGCTATCAGATCTGCTATTGAAGTTCATAAGGAACCAGGTGCCGGTTTATTGGAAACGGTAAACGAACATTGCTTAATTAAAGTACTAAGAGAAGAAGGTTTGAAGGTCGAAAGTCAGCTTAAAATTCCAGTTGTATTTAGAAACCACATTCTCGATAAGCATTTTATGCTCGCCATTTTAATGAGTGAAGTTTTAGTTCCGGAAATTAAATCCTTTGAAAAAATTCTTCCAATTCATGAAGCTCAACTTGTAACTTATTTAAAACTCCACGCAAAAAAACCCGGCCTTTTAATTAATTTTAATGAAGATCTATTGAAAAACGGTGGAAGCAGGCGGATAAATGGTGATCTAAATAACTAA
- a CDS encoding bifunctional demethylmenaquinone methyltransferase/2-methoxy-6-polyprenyl-1,4-benzoquinol methylase UbiE — protein sequence MQHDNVTPYNTQEEKKEQVAQMFDNIAKRYDLLNSILSLGIHKGWRKKCVNLLKAKQPKKILDVATGTGDFAIECAKLKPESIIGIDISDGMMKYGREKLKQLKLDSIISLKNGNAETVAFPDNSFDAIVVGFGVRNFQNLNTGLSNLYRMLKPGGQLIVLEFSYPKNVLIKNFYNFYFSKVTPFIGRIFSKDTRAYTYLTESVKAFPHNEKFTDILKTIGYKNTSFKSLSFGIAAIYAGEK from the coding sequence ATGCAACACGATAACGTTACCCCTTACAATACCCAGGAAGAAAAAAAAGAACAAGTTGCGCAAATGTTCGATAACATTGCAAAACGTTATGATCTTTTAAATAGTATTCTCTCTTTGGGAATTCACAAAGGCTGGAGAAAAAAATGCGTCAACCTCCTAAAAGCAAAACAACCGAAAAAAATACTGGATGTTGCTACCGGCACGGGAGACTTCGCAATTGAGTGCGCTAAATTAAAGCCTGAATCCATTATAGGCATTGACATCAGCGATGGCATGATGAAGTACGGCAGAGAAAAACTTAAACAACTAAAATTAGATTCTATTATCTCTTTAAAAAATGGCAATGCAGAAACAGTAGCTTTTCCTGATAATAGTTTCGACGCCATTGTAGTTGGTTTTGGCGTTCGTAATTTTCAAAATTTAAATACCGGGTTAAGCAATCTTTACCGCATGCTTAAACCAGGTGGACAGCTTATTGTACTTGAATTTTCTTATCCGAAAAACGTTTTGATTAAGAATTTTTATAATTTCTATTTTTCTAAAGTGACACCCTTTATTGGAAGAATTTTTTCTAAAGATACCCGTGCATACACATACCTTACCGAAAGCGTAAAAGCGTTTCCGCACAATGAAAAGTTTACAGACATTCTAAAAACAATAGGGTATAAAAACACCTCTTTTAAATCTCTGAGCTTTGGCATTGCCGCTATTTATGCCGGAGAAAAATAG
- a CDS encoding SAM-dependent methyltransferase: protein MWYNSLLEQNKIPDSLIRIGIRKLLKQRLKDENKGSTEANQLHLMNLIAELKSSPIAINTQEANEQHYEVPTEFYRYCLGKHLKYSSGYWKDGVSDIDTSEKDMLELTCARAELSNGQTVLELGCGWGSLSLFMSAKFPQSNFTVVSNSRTQKIYIDEQAKQRGIKNLLVITSNINDFKPEEGKFDRVVSVEMFEHMRNYEKLMALVASALKPEGKLFVHIFTHKEYAYKFEVIDETDWMSKYFFTGGIMPSDDLLLYFNEKLSIEKHWHVNGMNYSKTSEAWLQNMDKHREQIMPLFETTYGKDQAVKWWVYWRLFYMACAELWGFNKGEEWIVSHYLFNKK, encoded by the coding sequence ATGTGGTATAATTCACTGTTAGAACAAAATAAAATTCCAGATTCTCTTATTCGTATTGGCATTCGTAAACTTTTAAAACAGCGCTTAAAAGACGAAAATAAAGGGAGTACCGAAGCCAACCAGCTTCATCTGATGAACCTGATAGCCGAATTAAAAAGCTCTCCTATAGCCATCAACACCCAGGAAGCAAATGAACAGCATTATGAAGTTCCAACAGAATTTTACCGCTATTGTCTTGGCAAACATTTAAAGTACAGTAGTGGCTACTGGAAAGATGGTGTAAGCGACATTGACACGTCTGAAAAAGATATGTTAGAGCTAACCTGCGCACGCGCCGAATTATCCAATGGTCAAACTGTGCTGGAACTTGGCTGCGGATGGGGATCTTTATCTCTGTTTATGTCCGCCAAATTTCCACAAAGTAATTTTACGGTTGTGTCAAATTCGCGTACACAGAAAATATATATTGACGAGCAAGCCAAACAAAGAGGTATTAAAAATTTGTTGGTTATCACCAGTAATATTAATGACTTCAAACCTGAAGAAGGAAAATTTGATCGCGTGGTTTCTGTTGAAATGTTTGAACACATGAGGAACTATGAAAAACTTATGGCCCTTGTTGCCTCAGCGCTGAAACCAGAAGGGAAACTTTTTGTGCATATTTTCACTCACAAAGAGTATGCTTACAAGTTTGAAGTGATTGATGAGACTGACTGGATGAGTAAATATTTTTTCACTGGAGGAATTATGCCAAGCGATGATCTTCTTTTATACTTTAATGAAAAATTAAGTATTGAAAAACACTGGCACGTTAACGGAATGAACTATAGCAAGACTTCTGAAGCCTGGTTGCAAAATATGGACAAGCATCGTGAACAGATTATGCCTTTGTTTGAAACTACTTATGGCAAAGATCAGGCGGTTAAATGGTGGGTTTACTGGCGACTTTTTTATATGGCCTGCGCCGAACTTTGGGGTTTTAACAAAGGAGAAGAATGGATTGTAAGTCATTATTTATTTAATAAAAAATAA